From the Acomys russatus chromosome 8, mAcoRus1.1, whole genome shotgun sequence genome, the window ACTGAACCCAGTAACCCGGTtccaagaaaatgtaccacagacttgcctaatctggtgggggcattttcttagttgaggtaCTCTCTCCCAAAATGACTCTACTTGGTtggtcaagctgacataaaactaacccACCCAAGTAGGAGGAGAAAATGCTCTAAAACTCACTATAATCACACAACTCCAAATGCTGAACTCATGGGTTGTTTTGCCAGCCAACTGCATGGTGTAGAAGCCATGCTGTCATGGGCTTTGCCCATCAGTGTCAGTTTCTGTCCATCTTTCATCAGATGGCTTAGGCTTCTCCTGTCGGGCCTTGTTCCCTTTCTAAACAACAGACGGCTCTGGTGGCTTATGCGTgggatcccagtactcaggaggccgaggcaggagaattgctatgaatttgaggccaaccagggTCTCTACACAGTGAGCACCAAGCCCGGCTAGAGAGTGGGACTGCCTCAAGTGGCATGTCCCTTCCTGCAGATGGACAGACACCACAGCTTTGGTGTGGACTGCATGGTTTAAGTCTACTTCAGCTTTGACGGGGATCAGAATCCATCAccccagccttctgagtgctgggattgattgCAGACACCTGATTTTCATTTACTTCTGAGTAGCTGAGATAGATACCTTGAGCTTCTGACcgtcctgcctccatgttccgaGCGTGGATTACTATGCCCAGCTCTTCACTATTAAATGAAGAAGACCAGACGCTCCATCGCTCACTTATATAACACTTAATTTTCATACCTAGAATTTCTTCAGGATTTGGGGGCCCCGTGTGATCTGGCTATAGCCGGACTAGTGCTCGCTCCTGGTTATGGGGCCCTCTGAGTTTGGTTTCTTTATGGACTTCTTCCCTGCTACAAGGTGGCTGATTGATAAATATTTGCTTctcgctgggtgtggtgactcacacctgtcaAGCCAGGCCTTGGGAGACTGAGGTGAGGTTGCCTGAGTGTGAGGTATGTCCAGGGCACGTGACAGGGGCAGTGAGGGAGTGAAGAAATGACAGATACATCATAGACATACAGAAAAAGTGGGAGTTGGGTGGATGGAGAAACCACAGCACCCTGGAAGTACATCCAGGCAGCCTACTTCAAGGAACCGGCTTCAGCTGGCTGGGAGGAGTGGTCACTGTAAGGGAGCAGTCTTCAGACTATGAACTGTTCGGAGGGAGAAAGCTACTGCGGACATTTTCTACATCACTGTCCACCACACACAGACCAGAAGGGAAGCCTTTGCCGTTTCTTCAGGGCTTAGGAAAGGCTTTgaggtccttgacatggctgtgtcCATCTAAACAGAATGCATGTCGCTCACTCTGGGCTTCCTCAGCTCCCTGGAGATGACcgagtggtggtttgaatgagaaaagcCCCCACGGGCTCATATATATAAATGCTAAGTCCCCAGTGGGTAGAACTGTTTAAGGAGGatcaggtgtggccttgttagaagaagCTGGCCACTGCAGGTGGGCTTGGAGGCTTCTAAAGCCCGCACCATTCCCAGTtcgctctctctgcctgtgtgatCATCAGCTTAATGCGAGCTCTCAGCTTCAATTCCAGGGCCATGCCTGCGTGTGATGCTCACccactcactctctcttccttctctaagCTGCCTTGCTCATGCTGTCTCTTCAAAGTAACCCAGACAATTTGTCTCCAAAAACCCAATTGTTTCcccataaaataacattttttcctGGGTATGGTATtgtcgtttttgtttgtttgtttgttttgttttttgagacagtcttgctttTTTGCCCTGGCtgctagctcaggctggcctcaaactcacagcattcctgtgccccagcctcccaagtgtttcaTGGGTTGGTATTACTCTGCTTGATTAATATAAGCCATATGCTGCCTAAAGAGAGCACTGTGCGCTGACTCTTGTCTTTTTGTGAATATCAGATGGTTAAGCCAGCAATAGAGGGCGTCCTACAGGCTCATCACTGTAGTGGACTTTTGATTTAAATCTCATTACTAAGGTTAATATGGTCAGTTAAGGACAGCCTTAACTCATGAACTCATGGCCGAGAGAGGTGATAATGAATCCTAGTTTACAAAGCTAGGTGTTATGCTGGAATGCATATTTTTCTGTAGATGTTTCCCCTAAACATCTGTAACATTATCAAAAGCCCGTGCCTGAAATAAAGCCTAGCTGCTGGCCCACCTCCATTTTCATTCCTGAGTCTGTTCGGGTGGGAGCAGAAGCTTTCCCTATGGGGTGATGTCACTGTCGAAGGCAGTGCTCTCCagttcacttttttcttttttctttttttttggtaattagCGTGCATGCACGCCTCGCCTGTGTGCATGGGGTGGTTGGAGATCCTCTCACCTTTATACAGATTCTAGAGATCAAACTAAGGTTTGTGTGACAATACCTTCACTTGCTGAGCAGTGTTACCAGCCTAGCCCAGGAACTTCTACAAAACCACCCGTGCTGGCCCTCTGCCACACCTGGGATATGTTAGATATGTATCTGGAAAATTAATTCAAGTCctagtcatattttatttttagtatctttctcttcatctttaaaactgatgtgtatgggtgtcttgcctgcatgtatgtctgtgcaccacttgtatgcctggtgtccatcaaggccagaagagatcataggatcccctaaaactggagttatagatggttgtggctgctatgcgggtgctgggaatcacacctaggtcctctggaaaggcaaccagtgctcctaaccctgagctatctcttcaggcATCCCTCCCTAGTCATATTTTggcaaattaaaattattctaacAAAGTGTACGAATGGCAGCTTACCTAGTTAAGGCAATAAAATATCATTAGTCACAAATTTACTTTAATAACTTTTCAATAACTTAGAGTCAATATGCAGTTGTTGAATGTTTACACATAAATCCATCATCCTCCTGCAGGGGCACTACAGTGGGTGCTCCCAAAAGACTGTCTTGACGTCAAGACTTCTGGGTAAACTGTGCTCCACAGGAGCAAGGTCCACTGCAGCATGCCAGTGTCTGGAGAGCGCCACAGGCCCCAGCGGCTTTAGTTCTTGTCCACCTGCACAGCGCAGCTGCCATTGCTATCGAGCAAGTTCACATATCCAGGTGCTTGTAGAGCCTCCgactcttctcttttttatttctgttgccatGTTTTTTCCAGGGCTTCCCGGCCACATTCTCAgagctcccagcagccacagtcACCAGGCCACTGCCAGGCTTGTACCCCATCACAGCCTGGACCCCTTTGGTCAGTGCTCTGACATTCTCCTGGAGAGGATACAGGAGACATGAGCAGGGCAAATCACTCAGCACCCGGcactcctctggctcctgtcGTGCCTCCCCCCCACAGGCTTCTCAGCACTCTCTCGTAGGTGTgtggagccagatgtggtgatgcacatctgtagtctcagcactagggaagctAAGGTCAGCTTGAGGCATAAAGCAAGACccaaaagtgggggtgggggggggggtgggagctGAGTTAGATCAGCTGTTACAGGGGACtcgcattcaattcccagcaccatgtgtggCTCAGTCATCAGCTGTGAGTGTGTACACTACACAGGTGTCAgggcccatgaaggccagaagaaggcattagatccctaTACCTCAAGCCACCAGAGACTATGAACCCTGtggtgtgggggctgggagtcgaactcaggtcctctggaagataagtgagtgcttttaaccaccaagccacctctccagtctacTAGATGCTTAAAGTAGTAActattttgattttcaaatgtATTGGATAAGAAGTTAAATACAGACTTTAAAAAACTCACCTGATGGAAAAAAATTTTGTCGACCACATTTTCAATCTGTTTGGCCTTTTGGGTTCTGCCTGGCTGTAGTCTCACTTcttcaccttttgttttgttctctagAAGTTGCTGGTGTTGGTGCTGGAACGAAACGGGGTCTCTTCCAGGAGGAGAGTGGCAGTACAAAAGTTTACCCTACGGAGACAAGAGGAGCGCAGTGTAACTGTGTTATCTCAGGAGGGCAAAGGTCATTGAAAACCTGGCAGAAGCAGCTTTCTGGTGAGCTAGTTTCGGTCTGCAGTAACTTCACGGTCCTGGCTTTACACACCAGCCCCTCTAAGGACCCCGGAGTTTACCATGACTCTGCCCTCTGCTCCGGGGCCTTCTTTCACTTGCACGTCATTTCTCCTAAGTGTCCTCAGTGTTCTTACAGGACACAGTAACCCTGGGAATGCTAGGTTACAGTCTGAAATCAAGACTGTTTcccagggctggggctgcagctcagcaGTAGAGGACCTATCCCGCTTGTGTAAAGAAAGGCCCACAGGCCAATCCCTGGCACCACTAAAAACAATGTACCCCACCCGGCTATCAGCCCACCTCAGCGGAGAAGCGTCTCTGTCACAGGCTGCTGTTAGCTGAGCACAGTGGAGGAGAGAAAGCGTAGGCAAAGGCGGTCAGGGGCAGGACTTACCTTGACGTAGTCCTTTAGGATGTAACGTGCGGATCGAGGTTGGTCAGGTTGTCCGTGTGCTGTCATGAATCCTCGCATGCCTGTGAGAGGAACCAAGGGTGGGAAAGCTCCATCAGTAGTCAGCATCACAGGAATACTGAAGTGATATGAATTTGGTCCTCCCCCCAGACCCacaaaaaattaattacctcTCGTCCTAGAACATATTTTATCATCAACATTTGCTAATGCAGAATAGACTGTGCAGCTTTatctgattctttttgtttgttttttgaaacagggtttttctgggtagccttggctggcctggactctctttgtagaccaggctggcctagaactcacagagacccacctgtctctgcctcctgagtgctgggactacaggtgtgcgccaccagtcCATAGCTTTATCTAATATTTAACCACCACCTAGTACTATGACAGGCACTCTGAGCTCTCACTGGTAGTTATTTCTTCTAGCCCTTGATTTTAAGCATTTACTCATGGAGGCCAACAGCAGAAGAGTATTTTCTGCAAAACCAAAGGCAATAGTGAACATGCCCCAATGTAATAACTGCACCTGCTGCGGCTTCCCAAACATACCAACAAGACTGCTGTGATCCTCACTTAGTCAGCAGTGGGAGAGCACAGCTGTTTGGGCAGAAACGCTGGGTTCAAACCTCAGCCCCTGTCCCTTTGTTGTTATATGTGGCTAGTTTCTGTGTAATCCTCCCTACCACCCTTTCCATCTATGCTGACCTTCTCaatttacaggaaaatatttAGAATCCTAATTCCcatcacacaaaaataaagttgGATATATTAAAACCCCTAAATGTTGgccaaagatggctcagttgttacaAGCATgagctgctcttgtagaggacccaaggtCAGGTCTCAGCCCCATGTCCAGTGGCTCAAAGCTGTCTTTGATTCCAGCTCCCAGGAATCCAGCCCCCTCCTGACCTCAGAGGGCAGGGGTTCATGTGTACAACCCCCACAGAAACATGCATACCCCCCcccacaatttaaaataaaatcttccccccccccaaacaggctctctctgtgtagccttggctgtcctggactcactttgtagaccaggctggcctcgaactcacagcgatctgcctgcctcggcctcctgagtgctgggatcaaaataaaatcttaaaaagcaaaacaaatccaaGTTTTCAAGTGAATGATACACAGGTACACTCTGACAACAAGGAACTGTCCCCACCCATCTGATCTGCCCTCCCCACCGCACACATAGAACATCAAGTTTAGGTTAGCTCCAAAGGAAAAATAGTACAGTGTAAGTGGTAACTATTATAATGCCCAAGAAACCAATATAAGCACAGAGTAAGGGTGGGTGGCAGGGAGGGTTACACAGAAACTAgccacacacaacaacaaaagctttaCAAGGGGGTTGGACAGAGAGGACTCactggtcaagagcactggctgctcttccagaggacctgggttcgattcccagcacccacatggcagctcacaactatctgactccagttccaggggatttgacactttcacacagacacacatgcaggcaaaacaccaatgcacataaaaagaaataaatctttttttttttttttggtttttcgagacagggtttctctgtgtagccttggccatcctggacgatctgcctgcctctgcctcccaagtgctgggattaaagacgtgcgccaccacacccggctaaaagaaataaatcttaaaaaaaaaaaaaaaaaaaaaaaaaaaggctttatagctgggcacagaggcccgcacctgtaatcgcagcactcagggaggcagaggcaggtaaatttctgtaagtttaaggccagcctgttctacaaagtgaatttaggacagccaaggctatacaggggaaaccttgtttcaaaaaaccccaaacaaacaaaagactcttTGCTAATTAAAACAGAGACAATgcataggaaaacaaaacaaaacaaaccaccaccagcAAAAATGTGATTTCTAAAAGCAATATAAAAGGCCAACAAACTGGAGGAAAATGTTCCAACTCCTCCAGCATGTAAAGATATTCctaagcagggctggagagacagttaagagcattgtctcctcttccagagaactagagttcaatgcccagcacccacatagcggctcacagctatctgcaaTTCCTGTCCCAGCCTTCTGAGGCAAAGCACACACATGAtaggcagacacacatgtaggcaaaacagtcattcccagaaaacacaagacaaagcAGCTGAGTTTTACAGCATTCACCTTAAGTCTCGGCACTCGGGGCAAAAGCAAgtgatctgtgagttccaggctgaggctggccagggctacacagggagaccaccTCAAGCCAACACCCAGTGGcactggagaaacggctcagtaGTAAAGACCATGTCCTGCTATTGCAGAGACTCAGGatctaagtttgattcccagcccccatgCTGAGCAGTTCTCAACCATAGGTAACTGCAGTCTAAGGGGGACCTGGTACCTCTGACTGTCATgggcacacaaccacacacatacataacttAAATAATACATCCTAAAGCTCCTCCTGGATTTGATGCTTGTGATTTACAGTGAGAGACAACTTACACCCATAAGCCGTCAGCAGCTCTTCTGAGGTGGGAGGTCGGTAGGGGTCTTCATCTTCTCTAGGCTTTATAATGTTAATACCATAGGTAGCTTCCAAAACTCGCCGTGGGGATATGCTGGCAAACGTACAGTCGTTAAGGAATCCTCTGGTGAGCTGTCTCCCATGCTGCCACAGCACGTAAAACATGTTACTTGACTGCTCTGACACACGTCCCCTAAGCACAGTGCACTcattcatttcaattttcttacaCACACAACCAGTGATCACCTTAAATGTATCCTTTAAAACAATaagccaggccaggcatggtggcacacacctgaaatcccagcactcaggaggcagaaggatttctgtgagtttgaggccagcctggtctacagagtgagttctaggacagctaggcaaggctacatagagaaaccctgaaaaactaacccccccccaacaaaaaacaaaataacaacaaacaaactgaacaacccaaaacaaaagagaaccaaaaaaacccaaaccagatggcttatgcctgtaatttagcactaggaaggctgagaggtgtctgagtttaaggccagtctgggcaacacagtgagttctgggctagcctgagaaacatagtgagacccagtctttaaacatacataaaacaatcattaaaatattatctctggggctagaaagatggtccagtggttaagaacacttgctactcttgcagaggactggggttcaattcccagcacctacaaagGAGCTTACAACTCTCTGTAAGTCTAGTTCAGggacccaacactctcttctgaccttcaaggaTACGAGGCATGCAAGTAGTccatagacagacatgcaggcaaacacacagacatgaaaaaaaaaaaaaaaaaaatatatatatatatatatataaaatctctgaTGCAGACCTTACCAATGTTACTTTAAGGGACAGTATTTATAAACAAGCTTTAACCCTGAGAGACTCCCAATGGAGATGTAGGCTCCTTCCTAATGCCTACAATGATACTGTCAGAAGGGAGTATGCAGCCCCCAACCACTGCAGCCTCACACACACTAGcaaccagaaacagaaaggatATCAGTGACACGGGTGGGATGTGATCTCTCATCTGGTCAATCGGGAGGATCCCATTGCAGATCATCTCCGCTTTGGTGGACACGAAGGATGGCATCACCAGGCCCGGGCAGTCAcacaggcagaggccaggctCCACGTACAGGGTCTGAAAGACACACAGCAGGTTATGACGCGCACAGAGCAAGTGGGAGGGAAGAGCAGTGCTTAGTGCCGTGGCAAAGAACTGGGACATACCTGGAAGTGCTTCGTGTGGCCTGGAGTGGCAGACACGGACACTTTCTTGTTGCCCATGATGGTGTTGATGGTTGAGCTCTTACCAACATTAGGGTAGCCCACCTAGGAGAGAATCAGAAGTCAGCTGCGTGGGAGAGATGCTGAGGGGGCGAGGGGCGCTGCATGTCTGTTCATTTCATGTTTCTTGGCTTCATATACTCAGACACATCTCTGACACGTGGTGCAGCCATGGGAATCTACTACAGATCTGGCTGTTGTCCCCACAGCAAACCTCAGGCCCTGGTGCCCAGCACGCTCCCTGATGAGGAACTTCACTGTCTCCACTGCATCTTCAATAAGCGGGTGACGCCAAAGCACCAAACACTAACGATGACTTGCGAGCACCTAAAACTGTGTGCTTTTAGTCAGGCCAGCAGAATGAGGTGGGTGACGGCAGAACAGCAAGGTAAGCTACTCTCCAGACACCCAGAGTTAAGAATTCAGAAAGTGAGGGAGGCTGTAAGACACAGGTAGAGCAACCAGGTTTTTTGATACACATGAAAATGAATTTGAGAGAATATAGCCTTAAATGTCATAGAAATTAAGAATTTTTCCATGTTCATTCCAGTCAGTCGAGTCTGGAATTAGGAATTACACTATACCCAGAGAGACCTTTAGCTAGTACACTACAACAAAGTGCCATTTTACTacagcatttttaaagaaattatttttattatgtgtatggggGTTATGCCTTCATTTCTGTGTTGCAAGACTGCGATTCTCCCTAATGGCACCCGAAACAGTGTAAGCTGGCAAGGGCCACAGGATGTCAACAGAACACCTCACTGAAGTCTGGCGACAACAGCAAAAACTTTCTTATTATCATCTCTCTGTAACTGATGGTGACAAAGATCTGAACTGAAGGAAACTGTAGAATACACTTAATATAAACATGTAAGGAGACAATATAAACCCTGAGGTGTCTCCTTCAAGCTGAAGCCTGCCCCTCACACACCCATGCCATGATGCCAGAAGCCTGACTGGGTCCATGTGTAGTTCTGGAAGGACAGAGAATCTTACCAGCCCAACAGTCACTTGTCCATCTTTCACCCTCTTTCCAGTGTGCAGCTTCTTCAAGAGCTCCAGGAATTCCTGCTTCGACACCAGGTGGCTACAATTGTTCACttgctcattttctgttttttttctgttctgagtCTCAGGATTTGTGGTACAGTGTTCCTTGCAGTCCTGGTCACAGTCCTCCTCCTCAGGGGTGCTGTCTTCTTCCGAACACGTCTGccaatcttcctcctcctcctcctgctggcaGTCCTCATACTCACTGTCACCTTCGTCACTTTCAGACCCCTCACTGAGAGAGAGCAAATCTCTGTGTGCAATTTCATCGTCACCCAAACTGGAGTGTTCAGACTCAGACTCAGGACTGTTTACTTGGTCCTGATAAAGTAACAGAGATCACAAAATGTCAGGCCTGTGCAACtgcactttacacacacacacacacacacacacacgggcagcaCTCCAGCAGAGTGTCCCAAGGAAGGCAACAGAGGCAGACCTTCACTTCTGCTGCTGCTTGTGCTAAGGCTGAGCCCGGGGGCTTTTGCATAtgaagcaagcactccaccactgccAACCTTGCCTTGCTTTTATAATTGCTGAGATAAGTCCAAAAGTACCACTGACTCCTGTGTGTGAAAGTTAGGGGATGCAAAAGCTCACTCTAGATTGGCTGttatcattactattattatgaTTATCCActaccacaacaacaacaacacaccacCACAAGGGTCTCAggatgaagaccaggctggccttgaactcagagacttgcctgcctctgccttgcaactCAAGGGAGCTCCTTccgatgggattaaaggcgtgcaccaaacCACCCAGCTGGCCTAGACAAGCACTTACTTGGGTCGCCATGCTTGAAGGCCAACACTTTActctctgagctatctttccagctctAGAAACTTGGCTCTTGCTACATGTGCCCTAGCAGACAACATGTGGGATAAATGATGTGCTCACTTAGACTCCATTAATTTTAGTGGTAGAGCCAACAGAAACAGAGGAGAGCCCCAAAATGGTGTCTGTGAGATATCTTAAGGCAAAAAGTGAACAATTTGTACAGGAAGGAACcaagaagacaaagaacaaatCCTCAGATCAAATAGTAGGGGACTAACTTAGCTTCACTGTGGTGAAGACCTTTCTGAATTTAGAGATTAAGTAAGAACGAGCTGCttgggtgggagagatggctcaccggcactggctgttcttccaaaggtcctgagttcaattgccagcaaccagatggtggctcacaaccatctgtaataggatttgatgccctcttctgatgtgcatgaagacagcttactcatacacattaaaataaataaataaatcttaaaaaaaaaataaaaacaaacaaacaaaaaaaccgagcTGCCTGGTGGTGAGGCCCTTGTCATTGCTGGAGATAGAACTTACGCATGCTCGGCAAACCCTGTACCCATGTTACACCCTCAGCTCTCATGAGACAGTGGAGAGAAAACGTGGCCACCTGACAGGGAACCAGAGGAAGGGAATTTCTTCTTTCAGTTGGAGCTCATAGCGCAGTAAATAACGAGCCCATCCAGGAGAAGGTGTTATAGTCACAgaacccatctttttttttttagtttttttgagaccaggcttgccttgaactcacagagatctgcctcccaagtgctggaattaaaggcatgcgtcaccaagTCCAGCTgaacttatatatttatttatttatttttttttgagacagtgtctttctttgTAGCCACGGCTGTCATGGAACTCTTTATAtagacctggaactcagagaggccctcctgcctctgctgggattaaaggtgttttcCAAGCTGGGCACgaaggtgcacacctgtaatcccagcacttagggaggcagaggcaagtggatctctgtgagtttgaggccagcctggtctacaaagtgagtacaggacagccaaggctacacagagaagcaatgtctcaaaaaaatgaaaaaaaaaaaaaagccgttctccaccacgcccagcctgcacagcacctacacctacactcacacccatcagaaagcTAAAAGATGACTGGCACAGATGAGAGGGAGATATATTCCTTCCAAGTGTCTTCTAGATATCAAATATCCCACGACTAAATTTTTAACAGACTTGAATTGTTTTAGTAAAATTTGGGTTAAAGATAAAAGATATGGcataattttttttgggggggggggcacagggttTCTTCCTGTAGACTTGGCtattctggattcactttgtagaccaggctggccctgaactcacgagatccatccgcctgcctctgcctcctgagtgcaaggatCACAGGTTTGCGCCACTGTACCCGGCTAATATATCTTAATTCAAGTAAACCCAAAAAAGACACTATATCCTTCAGCTGTACCCCGTGTACTGCAAAATCATTCAGTGGTACTCTGTGAAGTTTCTCATAACCTTATGAAAGGCCCTACACAACtttctaaagtttaaaaaagTTAAGGTCCCAGATGTGACACTGGACATGTCAGATTATATAAAATCACAAAGTATCTGCATGGTGGGATTAAAGattctaaatattttctatagGCTATCCtgcaatcacagcactggggGGAGGAGAAGCACCAAACACaagtaattcttttttctttttgagacagggtttctctgtgaagtcctgacctcgatttgtagaccagatccacctgcctctgcctacaaaaGTAATTCTTACAAATTGCCAATATAAACAAAGCACATTAACCAGAACTCAAAGTAACCCTGAAACCCACTTTGAGGAAGGAGGCCCCCAGCGCACTTACCTTCGAATCACCATTTAGGTGAACAGTTTCTGCCAAAGCTGACCAGAAAATAACCTTCACACCTTCTTTTTCAAAGTGCGTGGCCCAGGCCAAACGCTGCTCAGCTGTCAACAAGTCTGCCTTGTTTATCAGAATCACGTTCTCCTTGGCAGCATCTATTTCTTTCACGTAGCATTCCTATAAAGACAAAGGCATTTCTAGTCTGATCACACAAATGTCGTTATCTATACTGCAGATTCCCAAGAAAAGCTTTTATTACCTTctcattttaaataactttttttgttt encodes:
- the Lsg1 gene encoding large subunit GTPase 1 homolog, coding for MGRRRAPGGGSLGRVLLRHQTQRSRSNRHTDSWLHTSELNDGYDWGRLNLQSVTEQSSLEDFLATAELAGTEFVAEKLNIKFVLPEARTGLLSSEESQRIKKLHEENKQFLCIPRRPKWDKKTSPEDLKQAEKDNFLTWRRQLVRLEEEQKLILTPFERNLDFWRQLWRVIERSDIVVQIVDARNPLLFRCEDLECYVKEIDAAKENVILINKADLLTAEQRLAWATHFEKEGVKVIFWSALAETVHLNGDSKDQVNSPESESEHSSLGDDEIAHRDLLSLSEGSESDEGDSEYEDCQQEEEEEDWQTCSEEDSTPEEEDCDQDCKEHCTTNPETQNRKKTENEQVNNCSHLVSKQEFLELLKKLHTGKRVKDGQVTVGLVGYPNVGKSSTINTIMGNKKVSVSATPGHTKHFQTLYVEPGLCLCDCPGLVMPSFVSTKAEMICNGILPIDQMRDHIPPVSLISFLISPRRVLEATYGINIIKPREDEDPYRPPTSEELLTAYGCMRGFMTAHGQPDQPRSARYILKDYVKGKLLYCHSPPGRDPVSFQHQHQQLLENKTKGEEVRLQPGRTQKAKQIENVVDKIFFHQENVRALTKGVQAVMGYKPGSGLVTVAAGSSENVAGKPWKKHGNRNKKEKSRRLYKHLDM